One genomic region from Streptomyces sp. NBC_00582 encodes:
- a CDS encoding acetyl-CoA C-acyltransferase, with product MPGSVIVAGARTPIGKLMGALSTLSAVDLGSHAIGAALAAVPLDPAAVQAVVMGHVVQAGAGPNPARQAAIRAGIPFSVPASTVNKLCLSGLHAIALADLMIASGRHEVVVAGGMESMSGAPHLLRGARTGWKYGTAPAEDALDRDALVCAFDGVSMGAATERYQQPFALTREEQDEYSALSHQRAAHAQESGALSGEIAPVTVSGRRGETVVDTDEGVRPTSTAESLGRLKPAFSGAGTITAGNSSQLSDGAAAVVVMSAERARREGLTPLAEIGAYGTVAGPDPSLLVQPAGAVRDALSRDGRLKAADLDLFEINEAFAGVALASVRDLDIPLERVNVNGGAIALGHPVGMTGARLVLTLAAQLRRRGGGNGAAALCGGGGQGDALLLHVPTQT from the coding sequence ATGCCCGGATCCGTCATCGTCGCCGGCGCCAGGACGCCCATCGGAAAACTGATGGGCGCGCTGAGCACGCTGTCCGCGGTCGACCTCGGCTCCCACGCCATCGGCGCGGCCCTGGCCGCCGTCCCCCTCGACCCCGCGGCCGTGCAAGCCGTCGTCATGGGACATGTCGTACAGGCCGGGGCCGGCCCCAACCCGGCTCGGCAGGCCGCGATCCGCGCGGGTATTCCCTTCTCCGTCCCCGCGAGCACCGTCAACAAACTCTGCCTGTCCGGTCTGCACGCCATCGCCCTGGCCGACCTCATGATCGCCTCCGGCCGTCACGAGGTGGTCGTCGCCGGCGGCATGGAGTCCATGTCGGGCGCCCCGCACCTGCTGCGCGGAGCGCGCACGGGCTGGAAGTACGGCACGGCGCCGGCGGAGGACGCCCTCGACCGCGACGCCCTCGTGTGCGCCTTCGACGGCGTCTCCATGGGCGCGGCCACCGAGCGTTATCAGCAGCCGTTCGCCCTGACCCGAGAGGAACAGGACGAGTACAGCGCGCTCTCCCATCAACGGGCCGCCCACGCCCAGGAGTCGGGCGCGCTGTCCGGGGAGATCGCCCCCGTCACCGTGTCGGGTCGTCGGGGCGAGACGGTGGTGGACACCGACGAGGGCGTGCGGCCGACAAGCACCGCCGAGAGCCTGGGGCGCCTGAAGCCGGCCTTCTCCGGCGCGGGCACCATCACCGCGGGCAACTCGTCACAGCTCTCCGACGGCGCCGCGGCCGTCGTCGTGATGAGCGCGGAGCGCGCCCGGCGGGAGGGTCTGACACCGCTCGCCGAGATCGGCGCCTACGGCACGGTGGCGGGCCCCGATCCGTCACTGCTCGTCCAGCCTGCCGGCGCGGTCCGCGACGCCCTGTCCCGGGACGGCCGGCTCAAGGCCGCCGACCTGGACCTGTTCGAGATCAACGAGGCGTTCGCCGGAGTGGCCCTGGCTTCCGTACGGGACCTGGACATCCCCTTGGAGAGGGTGAACGTCAACGGCGGAGCGATCGCGCTCGGACACCCGGTCGGCATGACCGGAGCCCGGCTGGTGCTGACCCTCGCGGCGCAGCTACGGCGGCGCGGAGGCGGCAACGGAGCGGCCGCCCTGTGCGGGGGCGGCGGCCAGGGCGACGCGCTGTTGCTGCACGTGCCGACGCAGACCTGA
- a CDS encoding histidine phosphatase family protein has product MTELLLIRHGLPLAGVFDPGLSPEGTAQAERLAAWLGHEDLDALYVSPFRRARETAAPLERRTGLTATVLDDLREWDTDVSQPYTPPEQIGAADPRAAALAEGRYEDFVPDLDRDAFRARAVRAMDTILDARPGERVAVVCHGGITNTYLATVLGLSTMFWFHPGYTSVSRVRRMPGGRIVLHSVNETAHLTAARAVDAVA; this is encoded by the coding sequence ATGACCGAACTCCTCCTCATCCGGCACGGCCTCCCCCTGGCGGGCGTCTTCGACCCGGGGCTGTCGCCGGAGGGCACCGCTCAGGCCGAACGCCTCGCCGCCTGGCTCGGACACGAGGACCTCGACGCCCTGTACGTCAGCCCGTTCCGGCGGGCCCGGGAGACCGCGGCCCCCCTGGAACGGCGCACCGGCCTGACCGCCACCGTCCTCGACGACCTGCGCGAGTGGGACACGGACGTGTCCCAGCCCTACACACCACCGGAGCAGATCGGCGCCGCCGATCCCCGGGCGGCGGCACTCGCCGAGGGGCGCTACGAGGACTTCGTGCCCGACCTGGACCGGGACGCCTTTCGCGCGCGTGCCGTGCGGGCCATGGACACCATCCTCGACGCCCGGCCCGGTGAGCGGGTCGCGGTCGTGTGTCACGGCGGCATCACCAACACCTACCTGGCGACAGTGCTCGGCCTGTCCACCATGTTCTGGTTCCACCCCGGCTACACGTCCGTCAGCCGTGTGCGGCGCATGCCCGGCGGCCGGATCGTTCTGCACTCGGTGAACGAGACGGCCCACCTGACCGCCGCACGCGCCGTCGACGCGGTCGCCTGA
- a CDS encoding AMP-binding protein, protein MSLLPLDRRAQETPDEPALVDDLGVLSWAGLADNVARAAARMLEFAPGPDDRIAVLGDNAIPTLVAHLAGLRAGVGTVATSRNLTSGELVDQIIDAGVTGIIAGPTGAGAALDAARELGLPVVTHGTPETGHAFDWELWLAAAPAGLTLPTDRPARPPLVYTSGTTGRARGTEVRWVSGPVADSTAYVAAMSARPGFPPGPHLVCGPLQHNAPLTSLRHLAAGQPVVVLGRYSAETFLSRVQKWRVSSTVMVPTHFQRLLALPEEVRARYDVSSLRQVSHTGSACPPDVKRAMIDWFGPVLIESYGASEAGTVARISSTEWLAHPGSVGRVQPPFEVLVADDDGGQLPPGERGLLAFRAPDDQGVRYHADPDKTKAAYLSPGVFTLGDIGYVDADGYIFITDRAADVVVSGGVNLYPAESEAVLRQHPSVAEAAVIGVPDPDFGESLRALVVPAGHEPPADELDRFCRERLAAYKCPKAYEFVPELLRNAMGKLDKRAMRRPYWSSERTIAG, encoded by the coding sequence ATGTCGCTGCTGCCACTCGACCGTCGCGCCCAGGAGACACCCGACGAGCCCGCCCTCGTGGACGACCTGGGCGTGCTGTCCTGGGCCGGCCTCGCCGACAACGTGGCGCGGGCGGCGGCACGGATGCTGGAGTTCGCGCCCGGCCCCGACGACCGGATCGCGGTGCTCGGCGACAACGCGATCCCGACGCTGGTGGCCCATCTGGCCGGCCTGCGAGCCGGGGTCGGGACCGTGGCCACGTCCCGGAACCTCACCTCGGGCGAGCTCGTCGACCAGATCATCGACGCGGGCGTGACCGGGATCATCGCCGGGCCGACCGGCGCGGGTGCCGCCCTCGACGCGGCCCGGGAACTGGGCCTTCCGGTGGTGACGCACGGAACCCCGGAGACCGGGCACGCCTTCGACTGGGAGCTGTGGCTGGCCGCCGCGCCCGCCGGGCTCACCCTCCCGACCGACCGACCCGCCCGGCCCCCGCTCGTCTACACCTCGGGAACCACCGGGCGGGCGCGCGGCACCGAGGTGCGCTGGGTGAGCGGCCCCGTCGCCGACAGCACCGCCTACGTCGCCGCGATGTCCGCCCGGCCCGGATTCCCGCCGGGACCGCATCTCGTGTGCGGCCCCCTGCAGCACAACGCGCCGCTGACCTCACTGCGGCACCTCGCGGCCGGACAGCCGGTGGTCGTCCTCGGCCGGTACTCCGCGGAGACGTTCCTCAGCCGGGTCCAGAAGTGGCGGGTCTCCTCGACCGTGATGGTGCCCACCCACTTCCAACGGCTGCTCGCCCTCCCGGAGGAGGTCCGCGCCCGGTACGACGTCTCCAGCCTGCGCCAGGTCTCCCACACCGGATCCGCGTGTCCGCCGGACGTGAAGCGAGCCATGATCGACTGGTTCGGTCCGGTGCTCATCGAGTCGTACGGTGCCAGCGAAGCCGGAACCGTGGCCCGCATCAGCAGCACCGAGTGGCTGGCACACCCGGGCTCGGTCGGGCGCGTGCAGCCTCCGTTCGAGGTCCTGGTCGCCGACGACGACGGCGGACAGCTGCCGCCCGGCGAACGCGGATTGCTGGCCTTCCGGGCACCCGACGACCAGGGCGTCCGCTACCACGCGGACCCGGACAAGACGAAGGCCGCCTATCTCTCCCCCGGCGTCTTCACGCTCGGTGACATCGGCTACGTCGACGCGGACGGCTACATCTTCATCACCGACCGCGCCGCGGACGTCGTGGTCTCCGGCGGCGTGAACCTGTACCCGGCCGAGAGCGAGGCGGTCCTGCGGCAGCATCCCTCGGTCGCCGAGGCCGCGGTGATCGGTGTGCCCGACCCCGACTTCGGCGAGTCGCTGCGGGCGCTGGTCGTGCCGGCGGGGCACGAGCCGCCCGCCGACGAACTGGACCGGTTCTGCCGTGAGCGCCTCGCCGCCTACAAGTGCCCGAAGGCGTACGAGTTCGTTCCCGAGCTCCTGCGCAACGCGATGGGCAAGCTCGACAAACGCGCGATGCGCCGCCCCTACTGGAGCTCGGAACGGACCATCGCCGGCTGA
- a CDS encoding acyl-CoA dehydrogenase family protein, whose amino-acid sequence MSQPDPDAWRTQVRQWLATVLEPARTPESADAADLAVFHNLPEDEERLLLERCRAYQRARFDAGYQALTLPEDKGGAGLTAAHVAVFAQEESAFEVPPSTELISVTVRLVAMAVSLFGTAEQLHEYARAFLRTDLLACQLFSEPGAGSDLAALRTRARQEGEEWVIDGQKVWTSGAQFADYGLLLARTDPDVVKQAGITAFLVPMDAPGVEVRPIRQMSGGASFNEVFLSGVRVPDRLRIGRPGQGWEVATTTLAFERTASGGGNRRKGGTFADVLALARSLGRTSDPLVRQRLADLYVRAALRAATVDRVARTSAAGGRPGPEASLTKLMASELLTRTGQVAAELMGARISADTGEPGTFAWTQHLLGAPGYRLAGGTDQIQRNLIGERVLKLPPEPRADRAPFSQLPGN is encoded by the coding sequence ATGTCCCAGCCCGATCCGGACGCATGGCGCACACAGGTCCGGCAGTGGCTGGCCACCGTGCTGGAACCGGCGCGGACGCCGGAGTCCGCGGACGCCGCCGACCTCGCTGTGTTCCACAACCTTCCCGAGGACGAGGAACGCCTGCTGCTGGAGCGCTGCCGTGCCTACCAGCGGGCCCGCTTCGACGCCGGCTACCAGGCGCTGACCCTCCCCGAGGACAAGGGCGGCGCGGGCCTGACCGCCGCCCACGTGGCCGTCTTCGCCCAGGAGGAGTCCGCGTTCGAGGTGCCGCCGTCCACCGAACTGATCAGCGTCACCGTGCGCCTGGTCGCGATGGCCGTCTCCCTGTTCGGGACGGCCGAGCAACTCCACGAGTACGCACGCGCGTTCCTGCGCACCGACCTGCTGGCCTGCCAGCTCTTCAGCGAACCCGGCGCCGGATCCGACCTCGCGGCCCTGCGCACCCGTGCCCGGCAGGAGGGTGAGGAGTGGGTGATCGACGGCCAGAAGGTGTGGACCTCGGGTGCCCAGTTCGCCGACTACGGTCTGCTGCTCGCCCGCACCGACCCGGACGTCGTCAAACAGGCAGGCATCACCGCCTTCCTGGTCCCGATGGACGCCCCGGGAGTCGAGGTCCGCCCCATCCGTCAGATGAGTGGCGGCGCCTCCTTCAACGAGGTCTTCCTCAGCGGCGTCCGTGTCCCGGACCGGCTCCGGATCGGGCGACCGGGCCAGGGCTGGGAGGTCGCCACCACCACACTCGCCTTCGAACGGACCGCCTCCGGCGGCGGCAACCGTCGCAAGGGCGGCACTTTCGCGGACGTTCTCGCGCTGGCCCGCTCCCTCGGCCGCACCTCGGACCCGCTGGTCCGCCAGCGCCTCGCCGACCTGTACGTACGCGCCGCCCTGCGCGCGGCAACCGTGGACCGCGTCGCCAGGACGAGCGCCGCCGGCGGTCGGCCGGGTCCGGAGGCGTCGTTGACCAAGCTCATGGCCTCCGAGCTGCTCACCCGCACGGGACAGGTCGCCGCCGAGCTGATGGGGGCGCGGATCAGCGCCGACACCGGGGAACCGGGCACCTTCGCCTGGACCCAGCATCTCCTCGGCGCCCCCGGCTACCGCCTGGCCGGAGGGACCGACCAGATCCAGCGCAACCTGATCGGCGAACGGGTGCTGAAGCTGCCGCCCGAGCCACGGGCGGACCGGGCGCCGTTCTCACAGCTTCCCGGCAACTAA
- a CDS encoding SDR family NAD(P)-dependent oxidoreductase gives MDLGLTGAKALVTGASRGIGRAIAETLAAEGCALALCARGEEGLAKAAAELRAEGATVFAEPVDVTDPAALTGFVERAAGELGGLDLLVSNVSAGNVKGPDSWEASLRGDLIPFAGLVEAALPHLEASDRAAVVAIGTTNASDTARPAGANSYSALKAAVVQHASALAHALAPKGIRVNTVSPGPIDFPGGAWETIRTSRPEVYEEVLAKLPIGRYGTAEDVAAAVAFLLGRTGSFCVGVNLVVDGGLLTRVQY, from the coding sequence ATGGATCTGGGACTGACAGGCGCGAAGGCGCTGGTGACCGGTGCGAGCCGGGGCATCGGCCGGGCGATCGCCGAGACCCTGGCGGCCGAGGGCTGCGCACTGGCCCTGTGCGCCCGGGGCGAGGAGGGACTGGCCAAGGCGGCCGCCGAACTGCGGGCCGAGGGGGCCACCGTCTTCGCGGAACCGGTCGACGTCACCGATCCGGCCGCCCTCACGGGCTTCGTGGAGCGGGCGGCCGGTGAACTCGGCGGCCTGGACCTGCTGGTGTCCAACGTGTCGGCGGGCAACGTCAAGGGCCCCGACTCCTGGGAAGCGAGCCTGCGCGGCGACCTGATCCCCTTCGCGGGACTCGTCGAGGCGGCCCTTCCCCACCTGGAGGCCTCCGACCGGGCCGCCGTCGTGGCCATCGGCACCACCAACGCCTCCGACACCGCGCGCCCCGCCGGCGCGAACTCGTACTCCGCGCTCAAGGCGGCCGTCGTCCAGCACGCCTCCGCCCTCGCACACGCCCTCGCGCCGAAGGGCATCCGCGTCAACACCGTCTCACCCGGCCCGATCGACTTCCCCGGCGGCGCCTGGGAGACCATCCGCACCAGCCGCCCGGAGGTGTACGAGGAGGTGCTCGCCAAGCTGCCGATCGGCCGCTACGGCACCGCCGAGGACGTGGCCGCCGCGGTGGCGTTCCTGCTCGGGCGCACCGGCTCCTTCTGTGTCGGGGTCAACCTCGTGGTGGACGGCGGGCTGCTCACCCGCGTCCAGTACTGA
- a CDS encoding ThuA domain-containing protein, whose translation MAGPAGRLDAVLVCGGRWHDVDHARLRLLELLGEHPRVRTTVYQDYDCVAALDRADLLVTYTCDVRPRPAQRAALARFVERGGRWLALHGTNAVIEPPARGGPRVFTTPRLLGELAQVLGSQFLAHPPIEPYEVLVTRPDHPLVAGIAPFTVTDELYVCELHGELEVLLHAEYTGPCRGFAEGDTAALDSAPRPVLYLKRRGLGEVCYFTLGHCRGRYDVQDLGVDDTGRVDVGPWETPEFLTVLGRCVRRMVEAPERAGA comes from the coding sequence GTGGCGGGCCCGGCCGGCCGCCTGGACGCCGTGCTGGTCTGCGGCGGCCGCTGGCACGACGTCGACCACGCGCGGCTGCGGCTGCTGGAACTGCTCGGCGAGCATCCGCGGGTGCGCACCACGGTGTACCAGGACTACGACTGCGTGGCCGCCCTCGACCGGGCCGACCTGCTGGTCACCTACACCTGCGACGTCCGGCCCCGCCCGGCGCAGCGGGCCGCGCTGGCACGCTTTGTCGAGCGGGGCGGACGCTGGCTCGCCCTGCACGGCACCAACGCGGTGATCGAGCCCCCGGCACGTGGCGGGCCGCGGGTGTTCACGACGCCACGGCTCCTCGGAGAACTGGCGCAGGTCCTCGGCAGCCAGTTCCTGGCTCACCCGCCGATCGAGCCGTACGAGGTGCTGGTGACCCGGCCCGACCATCCGCTGGTGGCGGGGATCGCGCCCTTCACGGTCACCGACGAGCTGTACGTGTGCGAGCTGCACGGCGAGCTGGAGGTGCTGCTGCACGCCGAGTACACGGGGCCCTGCCGCGGCTTCGCCGAGGGCGACACGGCGGCCCTCGACAGCGCGCCCCGACCGGTGCTGTATCTCAAGCGGCGCGGCCTCGGCGAGGTCTGCTACTTCACCCTCGGCCACTGCCGGGGCCGCTACGACGTGCAGGACCTCGGCGTGGACGACACCGGGCGGGTGGACGTGGGGCCGTGGGAGACGCCGGAGTTCCTGACGGTGCTCGGGCGGTGCGTGCGGCGGATGGTGGAGGCGCCGGAAAGGGCCGGCGCATGA
- a CDS encoding NAD(P)-dependent alcohol dehydrogenase, translating to MKAVQYLRVGHAPEVVEVPVPEPGPGQVLLKVTAAGLCHSDLAVMGWPEEVFPYALPMPLGHEGVGTVAALGAGVTAVAEGEAVAVYGPWGCGRCHQCAEGRENCCPHAAGLGILPPGLGRPGALAEYMLVDSPRHLVPLHGVDPVQGAPLTDAGLTPYHAIRRSLTKLLPGSTAVVIGVGGLGHLAVQLLRALTPARVVALDTSEEKLDLAGKVGAHETLLSDGAAAARIRELTGGTGAEVVLDFVGAEATLAVAAAAVAVAGDVTVVGLGGGTLAVGFGGGLPFEVSASFPYWGSRTELMEILELARQGLVSSHVETFTLEQAPEAYERLHAGDISGRAVVLPHG from the coding sequence ATGAAGGCCGTTCAGTACCTGCGGGTGGGGCACGCTCCTGAGGTCGTGGAGGTTCCGGTTCCCGAACCCGGCCCCGGCCAGGTGCTGTTGAAGGTGACGGCGGCGGGCCTGTGCCACTCCGATCTGGCGGTGATGGGCTGGCCCGAGGAGGTGTTCCCCTACGCCCTGCCGATGCCCCTCGGTCACGAGGGTGTCGGGACGGTGGCGGCACTCGGCGCCGGCGTCACCGCCGTGGCGGAGGGCGAGGCCGTGGCCGTGTACGGCCCGTGGGGCTGCGGTCGCTGCCACCAGTGCGCCGAGGGCAGGGAGAACTGCTGTCCGCACGCCGCGGGGCTGGGCATCCTGCCTCCCGGGCTCGGCCGGCCCGGCGCGCTGGCGGAGTACATGCTGGTGGACTCGCCGCGCCACCTGGTCCCGCTGCACGGGGTCGACCCCGTGCAGGGGGCGCCCCTCACCGACGCCGGGCTGACCCCGTATCACGCGATCCGCAGGTCGCTGACGAAGCTGCTGCCCGGCAGCACGGCGGTGGTGATCGGCGTCGGCGGGCTGGGGCACCTCGCCGTGCAGTTGCTGCGCGCGCTGACCCCCGCCCGGGTGGTCGCCCTAGACACGAGTGAGGAGAAGCTGGACCTGGCGGGCAAGGTCGGCGCCCACGAGACGCTGCTCTCCGACGGCGCGGCGGCCGCACGGATCCGGGAACTCACCGGCGGTACGGGTGCGGAGGTCGTCCTGGACTTCGTCGGAGCCGAGGCGACCCTGGCGGTGGCCGCCGCGGCGGTGGCGGTGGCGGGCGATGTCACGGTCGTCGGCCTCGGCGGGGGCACTCTGGCCGTCGGCTTCGGCGGCGGACTGCCGTTCGAGGTGTCGGCCTCCTTCCCCTACTGGGGCAGCCGGACCGAGCTCATGGAAATCCTCGAACTCGCACGGCAGGGCCTCGTGTCCTCCCACGTCGAGACGTTCACTCTCGAGCAGGCCCCGGAGGCGTACGAGCGTCTGCACGCCGGTGACATCAGCGGGCGTGCGGTGGTGCTGCCGCACGGCTGA
- a CDS encoding ABC transporter permease, which produces MRPNPTRAAAALSFRNIGAVYVWLVIVVLFSVWAPDTFPTLITVKQVLNGNAVAGLVALSVVLPLAARVFDLSVAYTMSLTSVLTAHFLVSTGLGPFASTTLAMTAALLVGVVNAIVVVILRVDSFIATLATGALIQSLITMVTNDSSITGVQLLAQPFADIAQLDAGGITLPVLYLLLAALAIWFVLEHTATGRRLYATGFNADAARLQGVRTDRLRFLTLVASALLSGFAGVVFASSVGSGSPTAGTPYLLSAYAAAFVGATQFHAGRFNAWGTVLAVLLLGTGITGLGLATSAQWAASLFTGSVLIVALVLTGGRIALPTVLRRRTGTRPAPTTARTSDDEGRSVPAGGARS; this is translated from the coding sequence ATGAGGCCCAACCCGACCCGGGCGGCGGCCGCCCTGTCGTTCCGGAACATCGGCGCCGTGTACGTGTGGCTGGTCATCGTCGTGCTCTTCTCCGTATGGGCGCCGGACACGTTCCCGACCCTCATCACGGTCAAGCAGGTGCTGAACGGCAACGCCGTGGCGGGCCTGGTGGCGCTCAGCGTCGTACTGCCGCTGGCCGCCCGCGTCTTCGACCTGTCGGTCGCCTACACCATGTCGCTCACCAGTGTGCTGACCGCACACTTCCTGGTCTCCACGGGTCTCGGCCCCTTCGCCTCGACCACCCTGGCGATGACCGCGGCCCTGCTGGTCGGGGTGGTCAACGCCATCGTGGTGGTGATCCTGCGCGTCGACTCGTTCATCGCCACCCTGGCCACCGGGGCGCTCATACAGTCCCTGATCACCATGGTCACCAACGACAGCTCCATCACCGGTGTGCAACTGCTCGCCCAGCCGTTCGCGGACATCGCCCAGCTCGACGCGGGCGGCATCACCCTGCCGGTGCTGTATCTGCTGCTCGCCGCCCTCGCCATCTGGTTCGTGCTGGAACACACCGCCACCGGGCGCCGGTTGTACGCGACCGGTTTCAACGCCGACGCGGCCCGGCTGCAGGGGGTGCGCACCGACCGGCTGCGCTTTCTGACGCTGGTGGCCTCCGCGCTGCTCTCCGGTTTCGCCGGCGTCGTCTTCGCGTCGTCGGTCGGATCCGGATCGCCGACCGCGGGCACCCCGTATCTGCTGTCGGCCTACGCCGCCGCGTTCGTCGGGGCGACCCAGTTCCACGCGGGCCGCTTCAACGCCTGGGGCACCGTCCTCGCGGTCCTCCTGCTCGGCACGGGCATCACGGGACTCGGGCTCGCCACCAGCGCCCAGTGGGCCGCGAGCCTGTTCACCGGTTCGGTCCTCATCGTGGCGCTGGTCCTCACGGGTGGCCGGATCGCCCTGCCCACCGTTCTACGCCGCCGGACGGGGACCCGTCCGGCCCCGACTACAGCAAGGACATCCGATGATGAAGGCCGTTCAGTACCTGCGGGTGGGGCACGCTCCTGA
- a CDS encoding sugar ABC transporter ATP-binding protein, whose product MGTELTGPVLRVAALSKRFGGTQALEDVDLEVSPGEIHALIGPNGSGKSTLIKILAGYHHAEPGAVAELDGEPFDLGQVAASRHDRLRFVHQELGLVGELSAIDNLALSHGFARTALGNIRWPEMERRTSALVERFGVGIDVRRPLATATPVQRTVVAIAAALQGWEGRRGVLVLDEPTAVLPPGEVARLFDIVREVRDAGAGVLYVSHRMDEIFALADRVTVIRGGRRIATRPVAELTPRSLAELMAGEEMETDHRPAPPTGLAEPVLEVRDLWAGPLRGVGFDLAGGERLGITGLAGSGHEIVPYAVCGAHAGRVSGRLRLPGRSERWTEVRDAGGLGLPLVPADRAGEGVIGDFSVGENLTLPLLERLRARSGRLRRRRESALAEDWIRRVGVRTAGRGARITTLSGGNQQKVVMARCLAQRPPVLTLCEPTAGVDIATRLQLYDLIERQAHEGMGVIVSSTDTQDLLALCTRVLVVRDGRIAREISGRDITEPALVHAMEGTE is encoded by the coding sequence GTGGGGACTGAGTTGACCGGGCCGGTGCTCCGGGTGGCCGCCCTGTCGAAGAGATTCGGCGGCACCCAGGCACTCGAGGACGTCGATCTCGAGGTCTCGCCCGGCGAGATCCACGCCCTGATCGGGCCCAACGGCTCCGGCAAGTCCACCCTCATCAAGATCCTCGCCGGCTACCACCACGCGGAGCCGGGTGCCGTGGCCGAACTCGACGGTGAGCCCTTCGATCTCGGCCAGGTAGCGGCCTCCCGCCATGACCGGCTCCGCTTCGTCCACCAGGAGCTGGGACTGGTGGGCGAGTTGAGCGCCATCGACAACCTCGCCCTGAGTCACGGCTTCGCCCGCACGGCCCTCGGCAACATCCGCTGGCCTGAGATGGAGCGGCGGACGAGCGCACTCGTCGAACGGTTCGGCGTCGGCATCGACGTACGCCGGCCCCTGGCGACGGCGACCCCCGTCCAGCGCACGGTGGTGGCCATCGCCGCCGCACTCCAGGGCTGGGAGGGCCGCCGCGGTGTCCTGGTGCTCGACGAGCCCACCGCCGTGCTGCCGCCCGGCGAGGTGGCCCGCCTCTTCGACATCGTGCGGGAGGTCCGTGACGCCGGCGCCGGCGTCCTGTACGTCTCGCACCGGATGGACGAGATCTTCGCGCTCGCCGACCGGGTCACCGTGATCCGCGGCGGGCGCCGGATCGCCACGCGCCCGGTCGCCGAGCTCACTCCGCGTTCGCTGGCGGAGTTGATGGCGGGCGAGGAGATGGAGACGGACCATCGTCCCGCGCCTCCCACCGGCCTCGCCGAGCCCGTGCTGGAGGTACGCGACCTGTGGGCCGGCCCCCTGCGGGGAGTCGGCTTCGACCTGGCCGGGGGCGAGCGCCTGGGCATCACCGGTCTGGCCGGCTCCGGGCACGAGATCGTGCCGTACGCGGTGTGCGGGGCCCATGCCGGGCGGGTGAGCGGCAGGCTGCGGCTGCCGGGACGCTCCGAGCGGTGGACCGAGGTGCGCGACGCCGGCGGCCTGGGCCTTCCCCTGGTCCCGGCCGACCGGGCGGGCGAGGGAGTGATCGGCGACTTCTCGGTCGGCGAGAACCTCACCCTGCCGCTCCTGGAGCGGCTGCGCGCCCGTTCCGGGCGGCTGCGCCGACGCCGCGAATCCGCCCTGGCCGAGGACTGGATCAGGCGGGTCGGCGTGCGTACCGCCGGACGCGGCGCCCGGATCACCACGCTGAGCGGCGGCAACCAGCAGAAGGTCGTCATGGCCCGCTGTCTGGCCCAGCGCCCGCCGGTGCTGACGCTGTGCGAACCCACGGCGGGCGTGGACATCGCCACCCGGCTGCAGCTGTACGACCTGATAGAGCGCCAGGCCCACGAGGGCATGGGCGTCATCGTGTCCTCCACCGACACGCAGGACCTGCTCGCGCTGTGCACCCGCGTCCTGGTGGTACGGGACGGCCGGATCGCACGCGAGATCAGCGGCCGGGACATCACCGAGCCCGCGCTCGTGCACGCCATGGAAGGAACCGAGTGA